In Heliomicrobium undosum, the following proteins share a genomic window:
- a CDS encoding HD-GYP domain-containing protein, whose translation MRKVSIDSVEPGMILARSIYSADGRTLLGAGITLSTPFIRRLKELGVPAVLIKDQVIGDLTVPDVLSEQVRLAAVQTIRHSFARVQLHADKGLEPVAVKTATSAIIDEVLRNRHVMYHVADIRTFDDYTFGHSVNVCVLSVLTGIAMGYNELELYDLACGAILHDIGKMLIPHEVLNKPGRLTPEEFTEIRRHCEYGFEIIRHQSEFSLAAAHVAFQHQERFDGSGYPRQLKGEEIHEYARIVAIADMYDALVADRVYRKGYLPYQAHEIILAASCRELDPRISQIFLQNIAIYPIGSTVQLNTGDIGVVVDVNKAFQSRPVIRLLYDADGLPLKRPYEMDLTRHLTVFIDKVLFEEHVRELTTPHYQEAK comes from the coding sequence TTGAGAAAAGTTTCCATCGACTCTGTTGAGCCGGGCATGATCCTGGCGCGCAGCATCTATAGCGCCGACGGGCGAACCTTGCTCGGCGCCGGTATCACCCTGTCCACGCCCTTCATCCGCCGTCTCAAGGAACTGGGGGTTCCGGCAGTGCTGATCAAGGACCAGGTGATCGGCGATCTGACGGTGCCCGACGTCCTCAGCGAGCAGGTTCGCCTCGCTGCGGTGCAGACGATCCGCCACTCCTTCGCCCGGGTCCAACTGCACGCCGATAAGGGTCTCGAACCGGTTGCCGTCAAGACGGCCACCTCGGCCATCATCGACGAGGTGCTGCGCAACCGCCATGTCATGTATCACGTGGCCGACATCCGCACCTTTGACGACTATACGTTTGGGCATTCAGTCAACGTTTGTGTGCTGTCCGTATTGACGGGCATCGCCATGGGATATAACGAACTGGAACTGTACGACCTCGCCTGCGGCGCCATCCTCCATGATATCGGCAAGATGCTGATCCCCCATGAGGTGCTGAACAAGCCTGGGCGTCTGACCCCGGAGGAGTTTACAGAGATCCGCCGGCACTGCGAATACGGCTTCGAGATCATCCGTCATCAATCGGAGTTTTCCCTGGCGGCCGCCCATGTGGCCTTCCAGCACCAGGAACGCTTTGACGGCTCCGGGTACCCGCGCCAACTGAAAGGCGAGGAGATCCACGAGTACGCCCGCATCGTCGCCATCGCCGACATGTACGACGCCTTGGTGGCCGATCGGGTTTACCGGAAGGGCTACCTCCCCTACCAGGCCCATGAGATCATCCTGGCGGCCAGTTGCCGCGAACTGGACCCGCGCATCTCCCAGATCTTCCTGCAGAACATCGCCATCTACCCCATCGGCAGCACTGTTCAACTGAACACCGGCGATATCGGCGTCGTCGTCGACGTGAACAAGGCCTTTCAAAGCCGCCCCGTCATTCGACTTCTCTACGACGCCGATGGGCTCCCTTTGAAGCGGCCCTATGAGATGGACCTGACCCGCCACCTGACCGTCTTCATCGACAAGGTGCTTTTCGAAGAGCATGTGCGGGAGTTGACGACGCCTCACTACCAGGAAGCAAAATAA